Proteins from one Bacteroides zhangwenhongii genomic window:
- a CDS encoding PDDEXK nuclease domain-containing protein, translated as MKETDKIYPADKGEEELLHNVRHILQEARAKVIHHVNSTLVRAYWQVGKYIVEYEQQGTGRAGYGKAVINTLSRRLVAEFGNGFTATNLRYMRQFYQCYPKYHTLCDKLSWSHCRTLLKVSGDAARDFYLHECVKENWSVRQLDRQINTLFYDRLLASRDKKAVKEEISRTEPGRVEPKEIIRDPYILEFLGIPQGEHFLETDLEQLLISRLQRLMLELGKGFAFVARQKRISFDDKHFYIDLVFYNYLARCFVLIDLKSGELTHQDLGQMQMYVNYYTRELMNPGDNPPVGIVLCAEKNDAVVRYTLPEDEKQVFAAQYMTYLPTQEELQTLLQEV; from the coding sequence ATGAAAGAAACAGATAAAATATATCCTGCCGACAAAGGGGAGGAAGAGCTACTGCATAACGTGCGCCATATCTTGCAGGAAGCGCGCGCGAAGGTGATACATCATGTCAATTCGACCCTCGTGAGGGCTTACTGGCAGGTAGGGAAATACATAGTGGAGTACGAGCAGCAGGGAACCGGCCGTGCCGGATATGGCAAGGCTGTCATCAACACCCTTTCCAGGCGGCTCGTGGCGGAGTTCGGAAACGGGTTCACGGCCACCAACCTGCGGTACATGAGGCAGTTTTACCAGTGCTACCCGAAATATCACACGCTGTGTGATAAATTGAGCTGGTCGCATTGCCGCACGCTTCTCAAGGTGTCGGGCGATGCCGCCCGTGATTTTTACCTGCACGAGTGCGTCAAGGAAAACTGGAGTGTCCGGCAGCTCGACCGCCAAATCAACACGCTTTTCTATGACCGCTTGCTGGCCAGCCGAGACAAGAAAGCCGTGAAAGAGGAGATTTCCCGTACCGAACCCGGGCGTGTCGAACCCAAAGAGATCATCCGCGACCCGTATATCCTGGAGTTTCTCGGTATCCCCCAGGGAGAGCATTTTCTGGAAACCGATCTGGAGCAACTGCTCATCAGCCGCTTGCAGCGCTTGATGCTCGAACTCGGGAAAGGCTTCGCCTTCGTCGCGCGACAGAAGCGTATCTCCTTCGACGACAAGCATTTCTACATCGACCTGGTCTTTTACAATTACCTGGCCCGCTGTTTCGTTTTAATAGACCTTAAATCCGGGGAGCTGACCCATCAGGATTTGGGGCAGATGCAGATGTATGTCAATTACTACACCCGTGAGTTGATGAATCCCGGGGATAACCCTCCGGTGGGTATCGTCCTCTGCGCGGAGAAAAACGACGCGGTCGTCCGTTATACGCTGCCCGAAGATGAAAAGCAGGTCTTCGCCGCCCAGTACATGACCTATCTTCCCACGCAGGAGGAGCTGCAAACACTCTTGCAGGAAGTGTGA
- a CDS encoding helicase-related protein, whose protein sequence is MAFNKKTHLRQNIDALKTAFTLDRERRAPTPEEERTLGAYSGFGAIKEVLENPTGKPDKDGMATLVAELHEVIRANTPDEREYKRYMDGIKNSVLTAFYTPPKVADAIVEAIWDTRIVPKRILDPSAGTGVFVSAVDFHAPYAEITCFEKDPATGLILKHLHPEKRVRVQGFERIEPKYAGYYDVAVSNIPFGDVALFDPFFSTHTDPVRRQGTRALHNYFFMKSVDMVREGGLVAFITSQGVLNAEQGRPVREWLMNRCEPVSAIRLPNNLFTEHAGTEVGSDLVILQKKAATGELSERQRDFIESRKLSNGIRINNLFQSFDRVIHTEAKVGKDPYGKPAMEFTHAEGVDGIDREMRRMLSEDFNRHFNESYCLEHAPEQTPGTPERELSRPRQAERQRAERHEPRLAGEIVKEIIADARNLQQQREEEEKRRVVAEMAAQGYHVDTETGEITRIENKPGQVLPDSAATPAGEPTGEDLADFGAWSKERENRLWEQHPPKPEDFGMADTPVQHVGGITEPKPREGFAGSLFDTVETAAPAPATQAAEPVNVQQEPLLTLYDLFGFSAEERRQAELGISKKRNSRRGAKRKTPRQPSLFAPASSPEEQKSEMPKTTPPERDPEDLYASLNWEDNPPINGFYEMMMSLTPERRAELRRQSARQQETPEQRERQAVRPPTEAPKDRRKQAAGTPRTGSLFDTPENPEEEEPGKETPQIREADMKPRPFEGEVAPYFREGTLVTDGQNRVGYLRETESLQPMFHPLELTPAQRTKASMYIEIRDAYYHLYNNEAETLTANPALREMLNRLYDNFTERFGRLNDKRNLDLIKMDARGTEILSLERYIDGKARKADIFERPVAFNPDEITHADDASEALVASLNKYGRVEPHYMASLTGTTVEGILGELKGRIYYNPETDGYEVADKFIAGNVIGKAERIEAFLRENPDHAPARESLEALREATPKPIAFDDLDFNLGERWIPKGVYERFASSLFDTEVKITFASNLDEYGVKAEATNVKITEQYAVSAQTRKYNGLHLLKHALQNTSPDITKTVLKWVDGERREVKVRDGEAIQLANSKIDEIRGAFPEWLREQSSDFKDRLTDLYNRTFNCYVRPKYDGTHQEFPDLDLKGLGIDKLYDSQKDAIWMDKLLGGGIIDHEVGGGKTLIMCCGAYEKKRLGLANKPMIIGLKANIHEIARTFCTAYPMAKVLYPGKEDFTPRKRERIFREIRNNDWDAVILSHEQFGMIPQSPEIQQEILQAELDCVEENLEVLKAQGRDVSRAMMKGCQKRKANLEAKLQKVAHALETRKDDAVDFRLMGIDHLYVDESHKFKNLTFTTRHDRVAGLGNPEGSQRALNMLFALRTIQQRTGRDLGATFLSGTTISNSLTELYLLFKYLRPKELERQNIRTFDAWAAIFAKKTIDYEFSVTNEVVQKERFRYFIKVPELAMFYSEITDYRSAEDIGIDRPQKNEILHNIPPTPQQTEFIERLVQFAKSGDATLLGRLPLSEREEKAKMLIATDYARKMSLDMRMIDPELYSDHVDNKASHCARMIAGYYRRFEAYKGTQFVFSDLGTYKPGAGWNVYSEIRRKLAEDYGIPQSEVRFIQEATSEKARKEMIAGMNAGKIRVLFGSTEMLGTGVNAQKRCVAIHHLDCPWRPSDLEQRDGRGIRTGNEIAKLHADNKVDVILYAVEKSLDAYKFGLLHNKQLFIRQLKTNNMGSRTIDEGAIDEKSGMNFSEYVAVLSGNTDLLDKARLEKKIATLESERQAFVRGKSSSRYKLEQITEKIEKNNDLIRRIGKDLEHFKARVEFNEDGSYRNPVKLNGLETSDPKLIGKQLNRIAETARTLDRLEPIGSLYGFELLVQSETTGKDGLDLVQNRFYVRGEGDYLYQYNYGNIASDPRLAAMNFIHALATIEPTLEKFRKKNEELEKDIPVLREVVESSWRKEPELTALKTDLTEIDRRIQQSLKPIEESEGKEAEEDNDVCRERHDTAEELPKEDNTAARIPSRLRQIADASGGRIVIAGVGSPPENGPAKKGIKM, encoded by the coding sequence ATGGCATTCAATAAGAAAACCCACCTCCGCCAGAATATCGACGCGCTGAAGACGGCCTTCACGCTCGACAGGGAACGGCGGGCGCCGACTCCCGAAGAAGAAAGGACACTCGGCGCATACAGCGGCTTCGGCGCCATCAAGGAAGTGCTGGAAAACCCCACCGGGAAACCGGACAAGGACGGCATGGCAACGCTCGTGGCCGAGTTGCACGAGGTCATCAGGGCGAACACCCCCGACGAACGGGAATACAAGCGCTACATGGACGGGATCAAGAACTCCGTCCTGACGGCTTTTTACACGCCCCCGAAAGTGGCAGACGCCATCGTGGAGGCGATATGGGACACGCGGATCGTCCCCAAACGTATTCTTGACCCCAGTGCGGGAACGGGGGTTTTCGTCAGTGCCGTGGATTTCCACGCCCCCTATGCGGAGATCACCTGCTTCGAGAAAGACCCCGCCACGGGGTTGATCCTGAAGCACCTGCACCCCGAAAAACGGGTGCGGGTACAGGGATTCGAGCGCATCGAACCCAAATACGCCGGTTACTACGACGTGGCCGTGAGCAACATCCCTTTCGGGGACGTGGCGCTCTTCGACCCGTTCTTCTCCACCCATACCGACCCCGTGCGGCGGCAAGGCACACGGGCGCTGCACAACTATTTTTTCATGAAGTCCGTCGATATGGTACGCGAGGGCGGCCTGGTGGCATTCATCACCTCGCAGGGAGTATTGAACGCCGAGCAGGGACGCCCCGTGCGCGAGTGGCTGATGAACCGCTGCGAGCCCGTATCGGCCATCCGGCTGCCGAACAACCTCTTTACAGAACACGCGGGGACGGAGGTCGGCAGCGACCTGGTTATCCTGCAAAAGAAAGCCGCCACGGGGGAACTGTCCGAACGGCAGCGGGATTTCATCGAATCCCGCAAGCTGTCGAACGGCATCCGGATAAACAACCTTTTCCAGTCGTTCGACAGGGTGATCCATACCGAGGCCAAAGTAGGCAAAGACCCCTACGGCAAACCGGCGATGGAGTTCACCCACGCGGAGGGCGTGGACGGCATCGACCGGGAGATGCGGCGTATGCTCTCGGAGGATTTCAACCGGCATTTCAACGAGAGTTATTGCCTGGAACATGCTCCGGAACAGACACCCGGTACACCGGAGCGGGAATTGTCCCGTCCCCGTCAGGCGGAACGCCAGCGTGCCGAAAGACACGAGCCCCGCCTTGCCGGAGAAATCGTCAAGGAGATTATCGCCGATGCCCGTAACCTTCAGCAGCAGCGGGAAGAGGAGGAAAAACGCCGCGTCGTCGCCGAAATGGCGGCACAGGGCTACCATGTCGATACCGAAACCGGGGAGATTACCCGAATCGAAAACAAACCCGGACAAGTGTTACCGGATTCTGCTGCCACACCCGCCGGAGAACCGACCGGGGAGGATCTGGCCGACTTCGGGGCCTGGTCGAAAGAGCGGGAGAATCGCTTGTGGGAGCAGCACCCGCCGAAACCCGAAGATTTCGGCATGGCAGATACTCCCGTGCAGCACGTGGGCGGAATAACGGAACCGAAACCGCGGGAGGGCTTCGCCGGGTCGCTTTTCGACACGGTGGAAACGGCGGCTCCCGCACCTGCCACCCAAGCTGCCGAACCGGTAAACGTGCAGCAGGAACCGTTGCTGACGCTCTACGATCTGTTCGGCTTCAGCGCCGAGGAGCGGCGGCAGGCAGAACTCGGTATATCCAAGAAAAGGAACAGCCGCCGGGGAGCAAAGCGGAAGACGCCCCGACAACCCTCATTATTCGCCCCGGCCTCCTCTCCGGAGGAACAGAAGAGCGAAATGCCGAAAACGACGCCACCGGAGCGTGATCCCGAAGACTTGTATGCCTCCCTGAACTGGGAGGACAACCCGCCGATCAACGGCTTTTACGAGATGATGATGTCGCTTACCCCGGAACGGAGGGCGGAACTACGCCGACAAAGCGCCCGGCAGCAGGAAACCCCGGAACAGCGGGAACGGCAGGCGGTACGCCCCCCGACGGAAGCCCCGAAAGACAGACGAAAACAAGCCGCCGGTACGCCGAGAACGGGCAGCTTGTTCGACACGCCGGAAAATCCGGAGGAGGAAGAACCCGGTAAAGAAACGCCGCAGATACGGGAGGCGGATATGAAACCCCGCCCGTTCGAGGGGGAGGTCGCCCCCTATTTCCGCGAGGGGACACTCGTCACGGACGGACAAAACCGGGTCGGCTACCTGCGGGAGACTGAATCCCTGCAACCCATGTTCCACCCGCTGGAACTCACGCCTGCACAACGGACGAAAGCCTCCATGTATATCGAGATACGCGATGCCTATTACCACCTTTATAACAACGAGGCGGAAACGCTGACGGCGAACCCCGCCCTGCGGGAGATGCTCAACCGGCTTTACGACAATTTCACCGAACGCTTCGGACGGCTCAATGACAAACGCAACCTCGACCTGATCAAGATGGACGCGCGGGGGACGGAGATTCTGTCGCTGGAGCGTTACATCGACGGCAAGGCACGCAAAGCCGACATCTTCGAGCGTCCCGTGGCCTTCAATCCCGATGAGATCACGCACGCCGACGACGCTTCGGAGGCCCTTGTGGCCAGCCTGAACAAGTACGGCCGGGTGGAACCGCACTACATGGCCTCGCTCACGGGAACTACCGTGGAGGGAATACTCGGGGAACTGAAAGGACGTATCTATTACAACCCGGAAACGGACGGCTACGAGGTTGCCGACAAGTTCATCGCCGGCAATGTCATCGGGAAAGCCGAACGGATCGAGGCGTTCCTGCGGGAGAATCCCGACCACGCCCCGGCCCGGGAATCGCTGGAGGCTCTGCGCGAGGCGACGCCCAAACCCATCGCTTTCGACGACCTGGATTTCAACCTGGGCGAACGGTGGATTCCAAAAGGTGTTTACGAGCGTTTCGCCTCCTCGCTCTTCGATACGGAGGTGAAGATCACCTTCGCCTCCAACCTGGACGAGTACGGCGTGAAGGCGGAAGCGACGAACGTGAAGATCACGGAGCAGTATGCCGTCAGCGCGCAGACCCGTAAGTACAACGGCCTGCACCTTTTGAAACACGCCCTGCAAAACACTTCGCCCGACATCACCAAGACCGTCCTCAAATGGGTGGACGGAGAACGGCGGGAGGTCAAAGTGCGTGACGGGGAGGCCATACAGCTCGCCAACAGCAAGATAGATGAGATCCGGGGTGCTTTCCCCGAATGGCTGCGCGAGCAGTCGTCCGACTTCAAAGACCGCCTGACAGACCTCTATAACCGTACTTTCAACTGTTACGTGCGCCCGAAGTACGACGGGACGCACCAGGAATTCCCCGACCTCGACCTCAAGGGGCTGGGAATCGACAAACTGTATGACAGCCAGAAGGACGCGATATGGATGGACAAACTGCTCGGCGGCGGGATAATCGACCACGAGGTGGGCGGCGGAAAGACCCTTATCATGTGCTGCGGGGCCTACGAGAAGAAACGCCTCGGGCTGGCCAATAAACCCATGATTATCGGGCTGAAAGCCAACATCCATGAAATAGCCCGGACGTTCTGCACCGCTTACCCGATGGCCAAAGTCCTCTACCCGGGCAAGGAGGATTTCACGCCCCGGAAGCGTGAGCGCATCTTCCGGGAGATACGCAACAACGACTGGGACGCCGTGATCCTCTCGCACGAACAGTTCGGCATGATACCCCAGTCCCCGGAGATACAGCAGGAGATATTGCAGGCCGAGCTGGACTGTGTGGAGGAGAACCTCGAAGTGCTCAAAGCACAAGGCAGGGACGTTTCCCGCGCCATGATGAAAGGGTGTCAGAAACGCAAGGCCAACCTGGAAGCCAAGTTGCAGAAGGTGGCGCACGCGCTGGAAACACGCAAGGACGACGCCGTGGACTTCCGCCTCATGGGTATCGACCACCTCTACGTGGACGAGAGCCACAAATTCAAGAACCTGACTTTCACGACCCGGCATGACCGGGTGGCGGGCCTCGGAAATCCCGAGGGGTCGCAGCGGGCGCTCAACATGCTTTTCGCGCTGCGTACCATACAGCAGCGCACGGGCCGCGACCTGGGGGCGACGTTCCTCTCGGGAACGACCATCTCCAACTCGCTCACGGAACTGTACCTGCTTTTCAAGTACCTGCGCCCGAAGGAACTGGAGCGTCAGAATATCCGCACCTTCGATGCCTGGGCGGCCATATTTGCCAAGAAAACCATCGACTACGAGTTTTCCGTGACCAACGAGGTCGTGCAGAAAGAACGGTTCCGATATTTCATCAAGGTTCCCGAACTGGCCATGTTCTACTCCGAGATTACAGATTACCGCTCGGCGGAGGATATAGGGATCGACCGACCGCAAAAGAACGAGATATTGCACAATATCCCGCCGACACCCCAGCAGACGGAGTTCATAGAACGGCTGGTGCAATTCGCCAAATCGGGCGATGCCACGCTCCTGGGCCGCCTGCCGCTCTCGGAGCGGGAGGAAAAGGCGAAAATGCTCATTGCCACAGACTACGCCCGCAAGATGTCGCTCGATATGCGTATGATAGACCCCGAACTATACAGCGACCACGTGGACAACAAGGCGAGCCACTGCGCCCGTATGATTGCCGGTTACTACCGCCGTTTCGAGGCGTACAAAGGTACGCAGTTCGTATTCTCCGACCTGGGAACCTACAAACCCGGAGCGGGGTGGAACGTCTATTCCGAGATACGGCGTAAACTCGCGGAGGATTACGGCATACCCCAAAGCGAGGTGCGGTTCATCCAGGAGGCGACCTCGGAAAAAGCGCGCAAGGAGATGATCGCCGGTATGAACGCCGGAAAAATCCGCGTACTCTTCGGATCGACCGAGATGCTCGGGACGGGAGTGAACGCGCAGAAACGCTGCGTGGCGATACACCACCTGGACTGCCCCTGGCGTCCCAGCGACCTGGAGCAGCGCGACGGGCGGGGAATACGCACCGGGAACGAGATCGCCAAACTCCATGCCGACAACAAGGTGGACGTGATATTATACGCCGTCGAGAAGTCGCTCGACGCCTACAAGTTCGGGCTGTTGCACAACAAGCAACTGTTCATCCGCCAGCTCAAGACCAACAACATGGGAAGCCGTACCATCGACGAGGGGGCCATCGACGAGAAAAGCGGCATGAATTTTTCCGAGTATGTAGCCGTCCTCTCGGGAAATACAGACCTGCTGGACAAGGCCCGCCTGGAGAAGAAGATCGCCACGCTCGAAAGCGAACGCCAGGCATTCGTGCGCGGCAAATCATCGAGCCGCTACAAGCTGGAGCAGATCACGGAGAAGATAGAGAAGAACAACGACCTGATACGGCGTATCGGCAAGGATCTGGAACACTTCAAGGCCCGCGTCGAGTTCAACGAGGACGGCTCGTACCGCAATCCCGTGAAACTGAACGGGCTGGAAACCTCCGACCCCAAGCTCATCGGGAAACAGCTCAACCGTATCGCCGAAACGGCACGCACGCTCGACAGGCTCGAACCCATCGGGAGCCTCTACGGGTTCGAACTGCTCGTCCAGAGCGAAACGACCGGGAAAGACGGGCTCGACCTGGTGCAGAACCGTTTTTATGTCCGGGGTGAAGGGGATTATCTATACCAGTATAACTACGGGAATATCGCCTCCGACCCGCGACTGGCGGCGATGAACTTCATCCACGCGCTCGCGACCATCGAGCCGACACTGGAAAAATTCCGGAAAAAGAACGAGGAACTGGAGAAAGATATTCCCGTCCTGCGGGAAGTGGTGGAAAGTTCCTGGCGCAAGGAGCCCGAACTGACGGCCCTGAAAACTGACCTGACGGAAATAGACCGCAGGATACAGCAAAGCCTCAAACCGATAGAAGAGAGCGAGGGAAAGGAGGCGGAGGAGGATAACGACGTGTGCCGGGAACGGCATGACACGGCGGAAGAGCTCCCGAAGGAAGACAACACGGCGGCCCGTATTCCTTCCCGGCTGCGGCAGATTGCCGACGCCTCCGGGGGGCGCATCGTGATCGCGGGCGTGGGCAGCCCGCCGGAGAACGGCCCCGCAAAGAAAGGGATTAAGATGTAA
- a CDS encoding DUF1896 family protein codes for MPDKQHHTPTGELSYYGLSLLSYLKDSHPELIAESEFIAERADSAAQAYSEAIRSGCNHIEAEEIAREELCRGLHFSPYNTLVNILWREFEAEIPEDTARQAALRLLPLCRGVLEKYDLTDDFADTPDYELFYTELTGTVQILLEDGIQ; via the coding sequence ATGCCAGACAAGCAACACCATACCCCCACGGGGGAATTGTCCTATTACGGACTTTCGTTACTATCCTACCTCAAGGACAGCCACCCGGAACTCATCGCCGAAAGTGAGTTCATCGCCGAGCGGGCCGACAGCGCCGCCCAAGCGTACAGCGAGGCGATCCGTTCGGGCTGCAACCACATCGAGGCCGAAGAAATTGCCCGCGAGGAACTCTGCCGCGGACTGCACTTTTCACCCTACAACACGCTGGTAAACATCCTCTGGAGGGAATTCGAGGCGGAGATTCCCGAGGATACCGCCCGGCAGGCGGCTCTACGCCTGCTGCCCCTCTGCCGCGGGGTGCTGGAGAAGTACGACCTCACGGACGACTTCGCCGACACGCCCGACTACGAACTGTTCTATACCGAACTGACGGGAACCGTCCAAATACTTCTCGAAGATGGCATTCAATAA
- a CDS encoding type IA DNA topoisomerase has product MQVIIAEKPSVAREIAAIVGATNRKDGFIEGNGYAVTWAFGHLVGLAMPQQYGIAGFRRENLPILPSSFILLPRQVREGKEYKADPGVVKQLGILRELFGMAERIIVATDAGREGELIFRYIYSYLECRTPFVRLWISSLTDRAIREGLQHLRPGNEYDNLYLSAKARSEADWIVGINASQALAVAAGRGVWSLGRVQTPTLAIICSRYLENKAFKPATYFRLKLSTAKEGTEFTVLSTEKFDGREKAEAARAEVIGVRTVRVVNVERKEAREQPPLLYDLTTLQKEANSRYGFSAEKTLDIAQSLYEKKFITYPRTGSRYISEDVAEEIPALIGNMTRYPRFAEYAGRMDTASLSRRSVDNEKIADHHALLPTENLPSELDADHRIVYEMVAGRMLETFSGACVKENTFLTLQSAGHDFTARGSIMVETGWRAVLNEPVEEKEEDMTLLPDIVQGDELPVKGCGTEQKQTRPRPLHTESSLLAAMETAGRELSDEAEREAMKDAGIGTPATRAAIIETLFAREYVRREKKSLVPTDKGLAVYAVVRDKKIADVAMTGGWELALSKIATGEMDAPTFHRGIEVFTSQIAKELLEARIDGAESDTACPRCGRPVVFYPKLAKCQNPDCGLTVWRTVGRKELTDKQLAELLTKGKTGTIRGFVKNGGGTFDAALTLDDQFKTSFVFEPRDTPRQGKRNKRK; this is encoded by the coding sequence ATGCAAGTAATTATCGCAGAGAAGCCCTCGGTGGCGCGTGAGATCGCCGCCATCGTGGGAGCCACGAACCGTAAAGACGGTTTTATCGAGGGAAACGGCTACGCCGTAACCTGGGCCTTCGGCCACCTGGTCGGGCTGGCAATGCCCCAACAGTACGGCATCGCGGGTTTCCGCCGGGAAAACCTGCCTATCCTGCCATCATCGTTCATCCTCCTGCCCCGGCAGGTTCGGGAGGGTAAAGAGTATAAGGCCGACCCGGGTGTCGTGAAGCAGCTCGGTATTCTCCGGGAATTGTTCGGCATGGCCGAGCGCATCATCGTCGCGACCGACGCGGGGCGTGAAGGGGAGCTGATCTTCCGCTACATCTACTCTTACCTGGAATGCCGCACCCCTTTCGTGCGGTTATGGATCAGCAGCCTGACCGACCGGGCCATCCGCGAGGGGTTACAACACCTCCGCCCCGGCAACGAATACGACAACCTTTACCTCTCGGCCAAAGCCCGCAGCGAAGCCGACTGGATCGTCGGTATCAACGCCTCGCAAGCGCTTGCCGTGGCTGCCGGGCGGGGCGTCTGGTCGCTCGGACGGGTGCAGACCCCCACGCTGGCGATCATCTGCTCCCGTTACCTGGAGAACAAGGCGTTCAAGCCCGCCACCTATTTCCGGCTGAAGCTCTCCACGGCAAAGGAGGGCACGGAGTTCACCGTCCTCTCCACGGAGAAATTCGACGGCAGGGAAAAGGCGGAAGCAGCCCGCGCCGAGGTTATCGGCGTCCGAACGGTACGCGTCGTGAACGTGGAGCGCAAGGAGGCCAGGGAACAGCCGCCTCTCTTGTACGACCTGACGACACTCCAAAAAGAGGCCAACAGCCGGTATGGTTTTTCGGCAGAAAAAACGCTCGACATCGCCCAGTCGCTTTACGAGAAGAAGTTCATCACTTATCCCCGTACCGGCTCACGCTATATATCGGAAGATGTGGCCGAGGAGATTCCGGCACTCATCGGGAACATGACACGCTATCCCCGTTTCGCGGAATACGCGGGCAGGATGGATACCGCATCTCTCTCCCGCCGAAGCGTGGACAACGAAAAGATCGCCGACCACCACGCGCTGCTTCCCACCGAGAACCTCCCCTCCGAACTGGATGCCGACCACCGCATCGTCTATGAGATGGTCGCGGGGCGGATGCTCGAAACCTTTTCCGGGGCCTGCGTGAAAGAAAACACTTTCCTTACCCTGCAAAGCGCGGGACATGATTTCACGGCCCGCGGCAGTATCATGGTCGAGACGGGCTGGCGGGCCGTCCTGAATGAACCTGTCGAAGAGAAAGAGGAGGACATGACCCTCCTTCCCGACATCGTGCAAGGCGACGAGCTGCCCGTCAAAGGATGCGGCACGGAACAGAAACAGACCCGGCCGCGCCCCCTTCACACGGAATCGAGCCTGCTGGCGGCGATGGAAACCGCCGGACGCGAACTGTCCGACGAGGCCGAACGCGAGGCGATGAAAGATGCCGGCATCGGCACGCCCGCCACCCGTGCCGCCATCATCGAAACGCTCTTTGCCCGCGAGTATGTCAGGCGAGAGAAAAAGTCGCTTGTACCCACGGACAAGGGACTGGCCGTGTATGCCGTGGTCAGGGACAAGAAGATTGCCGATGTCGCCATGACGGGCGGCTGGGAACTGGCCCTCTCGAAGATCGCCACCGGGGAGATGGACGCCCCGACGTTCCATCGCGGTATCGAGGTCTTCACCTCGCAAATCGCCAAAGAACTGCTGGAAGCAAGAATCGACGGCGCGGAGAGTGACACAGCCTGCCCGCGTTGCGGCAGGCCCGTGGTGTTCTATCCCAAACTCGCCAAGTGTCAGAATCCCGATTGCGGCCTGACCGTATGGAGAACCGTGGGCCGCAAGGAGCTGACCGACAAGCAGCTCGCGGAACTGCTGACCAAAGGCAAAACCGGCACGATCCGGGGATTCGTCAAAAACGGCGGCGGAACGTTCGACGCGGCCCTCACGCTCGATGACCAGTTCAAGACCTCGTTCGTTTTCGAACCGCGCGATACTCCCAGGCAGGGAAAGAGGAACAAACGGAAATAA
- a CDS encoding DUF3945 domain-containing protein, producing MDENVKNDAKQVMLVQNADDGRLQAVTGVDRDGNIQTADPTDQNVASLLNVNTQDSALEAFFKKFMEQAQNPVHTGIFVMTENALNKLIRIDFDPEILENYRIDPSERLQTQEQRQFEPLDVTKIDLADMEKKGIRMEDIEPHLKAMSYGHKSNGLVEMNPELENGMRVSTKGRVSLEEQADGSLRVVPHYWQERPDLDAPFHGVLLDEEAKTNLMNTRHAGKVIDLELEPGKLTPCYVSIDKWTNTLEPMPVSLLEKRARIKEADLSEGKQMDFYGGGKVLLEGYTTRAGYKRDAYIQIDAAERNYSFTYDGLDRNRYAQENKEIYRQKAAEKNGRQETTASERQPTLTIHRTILKASVPKEAYDQWTEAVNDPSKRADVKAFYIKGMVKDGQGEPFNAWVKPNFERNKMDFFRWNPDRAKRQGAEVKPAVESRTQVAVNSEGKTVEAVKGVKEPLKQGQQEATPTQKKNYRSSKKSNSKGVKV from the coding sequence ATGGACGAAAACGTAAAGAACGACGCTAAACAAGTCATGCTCGTTCAGAATGCCGACGACGGACGACTGCAAGCCGTTACCGGCGTGGATCGGGACGGCAATATCCAGACCGCCGACCCCACGGATCAGAATGTGGCGAGCCTGCTGAACGTGAACACGCAGGATTCAGCCCTCGAAGCCTTCTTCAAAAAGTTCATGGAACAGGCCCAGAACCCCGTCCACACGGGTATCTTCGTCATGACGGAGAATGCCCTGAACAAACTTATCCGCATCGACTTCGACCCGGAGATTCTGGAAAATTACCGTATCGACCCCTCCGAACGGCTTCAGACGCAGGAGCAGCGGCAGTTCGAGCCGCTGGACGTCACGAAGATAGACCTGGCGGATATGGAGAAGAAAGGTATCCGCATGGAGGACATCGAGCCGCACCTGAAAGCCATGTCTTACGGACATAAATCCAACGGGCTGGTGGAGATGAACCCCGAACTGGAGAACGGGATGCGTGTTTCCACCAAAGGGCGCGTGTCGCTCGAAGAGCAGGCGGACGGCTCGCTGCGCGTCGTGCCGCATTACTGGCAGGAACGGCCCGACCTCGACGCCCCCTTCCACGGGGTGCTGCTCGACGAGGAGGCGAAAACGAACCTGATGAACACCCGCCACGCCGGGAAAGTGATCGACCTGGAGCTGGAGCCGGGCAAGCTCACGCCCTGCTACGTGTCGATAGACAAATGGACGAACACGCTGGAACCCATGCCCGTTTCGTTACTCGAAAAACGTGCCCGCATCAAGGAGGCCGACCTCTCGGAAGGCAAGCAGATGGATTTCTACGGCGGCGGCAAGGTGTTGCTCGAAGGATATACCACCCGCGCGGGTTATAAGCGGGATGCCTATATCCAAATCGACGCGGCCGAACGTAACTATTCCTTTACCTACGACGGTTTGGATCGCAACCGCTACGCCCAGGAGAACAAGGAGATTTACCGTCAGAAGGCCGCCGAGAAAAACGGACGGCAGGAAACTACGGCCTCCGAACGACAGCCCACGCTCACGATTCACCGGACAATCCTCAAAGCCTCCGTGCCCAAAGAGGCTTATGACCAGTGGACGGAAGCGGTGAATGATCCCTCCAAGCGGGCGGATGTCAAGGCTTTCTACATCAAGGGCATGGTCAAGGACGGGCAGGGTGAGCCGTTCAACGCCTGGGTCAAGCCCAACTTCGAGCGTAACAAGATGGACTTCTTCCGCTGGAATCCCGACCGTGCGAAACGGCAGGGAGCGGAGGTCAAACCCGCCGTTGAAAGCCGTACCCAGGTCGCCGTCAATTCCGAGGGCAAGACCGTCGAAGCGGTCAAAGGTGTGAAAGAGCCGCTCAAGCAGGGACAGCAGGAAGCCACCCCGACGCAGAAGAAAAATTACCGCAGCAGCAAAAAGAGCAACTCCAAAGGTGTCAAGGTATAA